The Candidatus Abyssobacteria bacterium SURF_5 genomic sequence CGGGCGCGAGCGCTCCGCCGGAACCAGTAGTCTTCCAGAGTCAACGCGCCTTCGCATTCCACCGCGTGCCGCACCTCGCCTGCAGGGCCGGCATCTTTCGAAGATATTTCAAGAGCCTCGGCGCCATACAGCCGGGCCGCGCGCTCCGAGTCGGCGGGATTCAAACCCAAAGACTCGAGTTGCGAGCGCAGTTTCTCCGGCCCTCCCGCGAAATCTCCGCCGGGCAGAGGCTCCTCAGCCGTCGGCGGCGGATTCGACTTTCGCTGCAGCCGTTTCTCACACAGATTCACTACCCGCTCAGCCATCGAGCGATAACTCGTCAGCTTGCCGCCGGCAACGCTCAGCACTCCGCCGGGTCCTTCCATCGTCTCATGTCTTCGTGATATCTCGGATGGGCTCTTTCCTTCCGCGCCTAAAAGAGGTCTCAAGCCCGCCCACGCCGAAACAACATCATTGCCAGTAAGCGGCTCAATGTCGAACATCGCGCTGGCCGGCAACAACAGATAGTCGAAATCCTCGCTCGTTATCCCGGGCCAATATTCGGCTTGAGGATAAAAAGTGTCAGTCGTACCGATATACACAAAACAATCCCTCGGTACCGCAAAGATCGAGCGCCGGTCGGGCGTCGCCATGATAACCGTATTGTCGAGGGGCAACCGCTCGCGCCGGACAACCAGGTGGATTCCTTTCGTCAACTGGAGCTTCTTCTTCGCCGCCGCATCCTCGAGCCGTCGAATGGCGTCCACCCACGGTCCGGCGGCATTCACCACAACTCGAGCGCGCACGCGTGCCGCGTCATCCTCTCCGGGCAAAGCGGCCTGGACTATCGCCCCCGCCGCCTTTCCGCCCTCCAGCAACAGGGTCTCGACCCTGGCGTATGTGTCCACGCAAGCGCCATGAGACGCCGCGCTGCGCGCATTGGCAAGAGTAAGTCGGAAATCGTCTGTCACATACTCAGGATACACAACGGCTCCGATCAGCTTGCCTGAACGCACGCGCGGCTCCCGCGCGTGTAATTCAGCCTGATCCCAAACTTCATGCGCCTCCTCGGGAGCGACGCCGCCCAGCTTCTCGTAGGCAACCATGGCCGCCACCATCTTCGCCTGGTCCGTCTTGCCGCGAAGCGGAATGATCATCGGCATGGTCTGAGCCAGATGAGGAGCGATTGCGCGAACGGCACGCCGTTCAACCGCGGCTTCCTTTACCACGAACAGATCGCCTTGCGCCAGATAGCGGAGGCCGCCATGAATAAGCTTCGATGACCGGCTCGATGTGCCCGCTCCGATATCGGCCCTGTCAACCAGCGCAACGCTCAGGCCCCGCATCGCGGCGTCCCGAGCTATGCCGCAGCCGGTAATTCCGGCCCCTATCACCAGCACATCAAAAACCTGTTCCTCCAACCGGCCAAAACTCTTGCGCCTGTCTCTCAAATCCAAGGCATGCGTTTTCATTTTAAGGTTCACACCCTGCTATGAATCCGAACGTAAATCATTGCTCGATGCCCGGATCTTGGAGTGACAGGCGTCGAGCCACCGCGAAAACGAGTATATCATGGAATGGTGAGTTTTTATATAAAAGGCTGGATCAGCCGGCATGTATGAAAGAAACCTCTTGACAGACTCACAAGCGTGTGATATATATTAGTACCAACCGGTCAGTACTAAAACCTTAGGAGATCATGACCAGTAAAGAAAAAATACTCGAGGAAACGACGAAACTCATTCATGCCAAAGGATTTAACAATACCAGCATCCAAGATATCCTCGACGCCTCCTCCGTGAGCAAAAGCAACTTTTACTACCATTTCAAAACAAAAGAGGAACTCGGTTTCGAGGTGCTCGCCCTGCGAATACAGCAGTTTTACGATTTCGCCGTGCGGCCGGCCCTGGAAAACGATCTGAAACCGCCGGAACGGATAGACGCATTCCTCGACCGGCTCCTTGCTATCGGCCTTTCTCCTCAGGGCGAGCTCGGCTGTCCCTTCGGGAATCTTGCTCAGGAGATGAGCGCCGTCCATGAGCCGCTTCGCAAGGCATTGAGCGACTTCTTTCACGCCGGCGCCGAATTGGTCGAGCAATGTTTCGAGGAGGGGAAGCGACAGGGCGATTTCAAGGAATCACTGCCGTCAAAGCAGCTTTCGGAATTCGTTCTCGCGCAGATGCAGGGCGCGTTCCTCTTGAGAAAGACGCACAAGGATCCGAAAGTGATCGAGCGGAATGTCTCCTTGCTGCGAGATGTTATTAAGGGTTGGAGGACTTAGGGTCGAAGCTCGATGTATGATTGCGCTGCAAATGCCCCTTTTTCTGATTCAATTCTGTCGTGGTAGGTGCGAATTTATTCGCACTTTCAAGACCGTCCGAATGAATTCGGTCCTACCAACAGGGGGGCAGCGGAATCAAGGTTTAAAGCTCAAAATTCAAATGAAGTGAAAAGCGGACGAACGTCACACGAAGCGGAGGGTAACATGAGCAAAGACAGCTACCGGAAATTAGCGGAACATCTCGATGCAATGCCGCAGGGATTTCCAAAGACCGAGAGCGGCGTCGAGTTGAAGATCCTGAAGAAAGTGTTCACCGAGCAGGAGGCCGAGATCGCATCGCAAATGAAATTGATTCCCGAATCGGCCCAGCAAGTGGCCGAGCGGTTGGGACGCAATCCCGAAGAAATGGGGCACCTGCTCGAGACGATGACCTCGAAGGGCCAGCTCATGGGGATGGGGCCGAAAGAATATCGCATGTACAGCGCGTTCCCGTTTCTTGTCGGAATCCACGAGTTCCAGCTTGCGCGCGTCGATAAGGAATATGCCGCGCTGTTCGAGCAATATCTCGAGGAAGCGCTTGCCGAAAAGCTGGGGCAGGTCGCGCCGTCGCAGGTGCGCGTGTATCCGGTCGAAGAGGCGATCCCGAATCAACTGAATATTCTTCCGTTCGAGAAGGTAACGAGCATGATCGAGAAGGCGCAGTCGTGGGCGATATCCGACTGCATCTGCCGAAAGGAAATGACCCTTCTCGACAAAGGCTGCGGCAAGACAATGAACAACTGCATTGCTTTCTCACCCTCCCCTGATGCGTTCGATATCGAATATCGCGGCGCCCGGAAAGCCACGAAGCAGGAAGTGCTCGATTTGTTGAAGAAAGCCGAAGAAGAGGGGCTGGTGCATAATTCCTGGAACATTCAGGACGATCATATGTTCGTCTGCAACTGCTGTACGTGCTGCTGCGCGATTCTGCGCGGCGTCAAGATGGCGAAATCGCCGCATTTCCTGGCGAAATCGAATTATCTCGCGCAGATCGATGCGGACACTTGCGTCGCGTGCGGCGTATGCGCCGATGAACGCTGCCCGATGGGCGCCATCGAATCGCGCGGCGAATATTTTGAAGTCAACCCCGAGCGCTGCATCGGCTGCGGCGTATGCGTGGTCACGTGTCCGAGCGGCGCGCTCTCGCTCCAGCGCAAACCCGAAAGTCAGATCGATCTGCCGCCCGAAAACATGATCTCGTGGACCATGCAGAAAGCGCAGATTACCGGCCGAACAATGGAAGGACTGATCTAATTCTGGATTTTGCGAAAGACAGTGCCCTCAAAGAGCCACCGGATGAGGAATAAGGAGGACATCATGCAGCAGTCGCCCTACAAAAGACTTGCGGAACGCATCGACATGAATCTGAACGGCGCCCCGAAAAAAGACGGCGACTTTTCGCCCGCTTTCCTGAAATACCTCGAGCTGCTCTTCACTCCAGAGGAAGCGGTTGTGGCGTCGCGTCTGTCGGTCGATCCGCACATGAAGTCGGCGGACGAAGTGGCGCTCGAACTCGGGCGGACGGGCGAGGAGGTCGAGCATATATTGAGCGGATTGGTCGAGAAGGGCGTAGTGCTTGGCTTCGGCGGACAATACATGTTGCCGGTCGTCCCCCTCGTCGTGAATGTGCATCAGTTCCGCGAAACGGTAACCAAGGACACCCTCGAAGCGGGCAAACTATACCAGGACTTCTTCATCAAGGACGGTTTTTATAAATTCTACGAGTCGTCGGCGGCGGGAACTCCACTTCGCCGCGCCATTCCCGTCGAACAATCGATCGATACCGGACAGGAGGTGCTTTCGCACGAGGATCTGGCGATGTTTCTCGATCATGCGAATATGGACGCGATCGCGCTGGTTCCCTGTCCGTGCCGGACGCGGACCGAGCGACTCGGCATCCGCGAATGCAAAGAAAATAATCCGGTCGGCCACTGCTTTTTCATCGGAATGCCTGCGATGCTGTTTGTCGGTCGCGGCGAAGGCAAGCTGATCACACGTGAGGAAGCGAAGAAGTATGCGGCCGATATGCGGGAAAAGGGCCTGGTGGTAATGACCGACAACGCCGCCAGCATGGAGAACGGAGTCATCTGCTTCTGCTGCGGATGCTGCTGCTCGATCACCCGCGGCCTCACGCGCTGGGACAATCCGCATGCATTTGCCCGCTCGAATTTTGTGGCGCGCGTTCATGAGGAATGCGCCGCCTGCGGCACGTGCGTCGACCGCTGCTTCTTCAAAGCGATCTCTGTGCCGGACGGCGCCGACGCGGCCGAAGTCGATCCGAGCCGCTGCATGGGCTGCGGCGTCTGCACGGTCACGTGTCCGACGGGCGCGCTGCGGCTCGAGCGGCTCGAGCGCGAGCCGATATTCGTATCCACGGCCCAGCTCTACTCCAGAGTCGCCGCCGAGAATGAGGCCGCCGGCCAGAAGCGGCCCATGGAGTAACCATGATCCTCCATGCAAAATTTCTAGACCGGTAGGTGCGAATTCATTCGCACAGTCTTCAGGAAGCTGCCGCGCATCGCGCGATAAGTTCGTTCTCTTGTCCCAAAGATGAAGGAGAGGCTATGGATACTCAATGGAAATCGACGGCGTGCTGCATGTGCGGCAACAATTGCGGGATCGAAGTGCAGGTTGAAAACGATAAAATTGTGAAGGTAAGAGCCGACAAGGAAAACCCCTTCAGCAGGGGATACGTCTGCAACAAGTCCCTCTACAATCCTTATTACCAGCACAATGACCAGCGTGTTTTATCGCCGCTGAGGCGGCGCGCCGACGGCTCATTCGAGGCAATCGATTGGGAGACGGCCACCGCCGAGATTGCAGAAAAACTCAAGAAAATCATCGCCGAGACCGGCGGCAAGTCAATCGCCTTCATGGGAGGCGGCGGGCAGGCCAATCATCTGGATGTGCCGTTCGCGATGTTTCTCATGCGTGCGCTCGGCACCAAATATCTCTATAACGCGCTCGCGCAGGAATACACGCAGAAGTACTGGATCAACGGCCACATGTTCGGCAGCGAGAACCTCGACTTCCATTTCGACGAGCACCGCTGCGATGTGCTGCTTCTGATTGGAAGCAATCCCTGGATGAGTCACGGAACACAGCGGGCAAGAAAAGTTGTAACCGAAATAGCAAACGACCCGGCGCGAAAGCTGATCGTCGTCGATCCGCGCCGGCACGAGACCGCGCAGAGGGCGGACAAATTTCTCATGATCAAGCCGGGCACCGATGTCTATTTCCTGCTCGCTCTGATCAACGTCATCGTGAAGGAAGACCTGATCGACGCCGATTTTATCCGCAAGCATACGACCGGATGGGAAAAGATAAAGTGGATCGCCAACCTGGTGACTCCCGAACAGGCCGCCCGTTTATGCGATCTAAAGGCCGAGGATATCTCTGAAGTCGCCCGCACATTCGCAAAGGCAAAGCGCGCGGCGACGTGTATCGACCTCGGCATCTATCATCAGATATACATGATGGAGAACGTGTATCTGGAAAGGGTCCTGCTTGCCATAACCGGCAACGTCGGCGTCCCCGGCGGCTGCGCGTTTCCCGAAGGTTTCATGAGTCTTGATTTGCCGG encodes the following:
- a CDS encoding 4Fe-4S dicluster domain-containing protein; translation: MRNKEDIMQQSPYKRLAERIDMNLNGAPKKDGDFSPAFLKYLELLFTPEEAVVASRLSVDPHMKSADEVALELGRTGEEVEHILSGLVEKGVVLGFGGQYMLPVVPLVVNVHQFRETVTKDTLEAGKLYQDFFIKDGFYKFYESSAAGTPLRRAIPVEQSIDTGQEVLSHEDLAMFLDHANMDAIALVPCPCRTRTERLGIRECKENNPVGHCFFIGMPAMLFVGRGEGKLITREEAKKYAADMREKGLVVMTDNAASMENGVICFCCGCCCSITRGLTRWDNPHAFARSNFVARVHEECAACGTCVDRCFFKAISVPDGADAAEVDPSRCMGCGVCTVTCPTGALRLERLEREPIFVSTAQLYSRVAAENEAAGQKRPME
- a CDS encoding TetR/AcrR family transcriptional regulator, which codes for MTSKEKILEETTKLIHAKGFNNTSIQDILDASSVSKSNFYYHFKTKEELGFEVLALRIQQFYDFAVRPALENDLKPPERIDAFLDRLLAIGLSPQGELGCPFGNLAQEMSAVHEPLRKALSDFFHAGAELVEQCFEEGKRQGDFKESLPSKQLSEFVLAQMQGAFLLRKTHKDPKVIERNVSLLRDVIKGWRT
- a CDS encoding 4Fe-4S dicluster domain-containing protein; translation: MSKDSYRKLAEHLDAMPQGFPKTESGVELKILKKVFTEQEAEIASQMKLIPESAQQVAERLGRNPEEMGHLLETMTSKGQLMGMGPKEYRMYSAFPFLVGIHEFQLARVDKEYAALFEQYLEEALAEKLGQVAPSQVRVYPVEEAIPNQLNILPFEKVTSMIEKAQSWAISDCICRKEMTLLDKGCGKTMNNCIAFSPSPDAFDIEYRGARKATKQEVLDLLKKAEEEGLVHNSWNIQDDHMFVCNCCTCCCAILRGVKMAKSPHFLAKSNYLAQIDADTCVACGVCADERCPMGAIESRGEYFEVNPERCIGCGVCVVTCPSGALSLQRKPESQIDLPPENMISWTMQKAQITGRTMEGLI
- a CDS encoding glycerol-3-phosphate dehydrogenase/oxidase, which produces MKTHALDLRDRRKSFGRLEEQVFDVLVIGAGITGCGIARDAAMRGLSVALVDRADIGAGTSSRSSKLIHGGLRYLAQGDLFVVKEAAVERRAVRAIAPHLAQTMPMIIPLRGKTDQAKMVAAMVAYEKLGGVAPEEAHEVWDQAELHAREPRVRSGKLIGAVVYPEYVTDDFRLTLANARSAASHGACVDTYARVETLLLEGGKAAGAIVQAALPGEDDAARVRARVVVNAAGPWVDAIRRLEDAAAKKKLQLTKGIHLVVRRERLPLDNTVIMATPDRRSIFAVPRDCFVYIGTTDTFYPQAEYWPGITSEDFDYLLLPASAMFDIEPLTGNDVVSAWAGLRPLLGAEGKSPSEISRRHETMEGPGGVLSVAGGKLTSYRSMAERVVNLCEKRLQRKSNPPPTAEEPLPGGDFAGGPEKLRSQLESLGLNPADSERAARLYGAEALEISSKDAGPAGEVRHAVECEGALTLEDYWFRRSARARFDVGPPSALIRAAEHMSALMGWSEDEQMRQIERCRNLHAEELKARAETGNQ